A single window of Athene noctua chromosome 1, bAthNoc1.hap1.1, whole genome shotgun sequence DNA harbors:
- the SELENOI gene encoding ethanolaminephosphotransferase 1 isoform X3 produces MAYFDPDFYASAPDHQHVPNGVWVVVGLLNFIAYTLDGVDGKQARRTNSSTPLGELFDHGLDSWACVYFVVTVYSTFGRGSTGVSVFVLYLLLWVVLFSFILSHWEKYNTGILFLPWGYDISQVTISIVYIVTAIVGVEAWYAPFLFNFLYRDLFTAMIIACALTVTLPMSLYNFYKAYKNNTLKHHSVYEIMLPLVSPVLLFLLCTTWIFVSPTDILEVHPRLFYFMVGTAFANISCQLIVCQMSSTRCQPLNWMLLPIAGVLFVVVSGFAPNSETLLLYLLTAFLTLAHIHYGVVVVSQLSRHFNIRPFSLKKPTPDULGVEEEKIGLRSAEVL; encoded by the exons ATGGCATACTTCGACCCTGACTTTTATGCTTCTG CTCCTGATCACCAGCACGTCCCAAATGGAGTGTGGGTCGTTGTGGGGCTCCTCAACTTCATCGCCTATACGTTAG aTGGTGTTGACGGGAAACAGGCTCGCCGGACCAACTCCAGCACGCCCCTGGGAGAGCTCTTTGATCACGGCCTGGACAGCTGGGCATGTGTATACTTTGTTGTGACAGTCTACTCCACCTTTGGACGTGGTTCTACGGGTGTCAGTGTCTTCGTTCTCTACCTCCTCTTATGGGTGGTCTTGTTTTCATTCATCCTCTCCCACTGGGAGAAGTATAACACAGGGATCCTCTTCCTGCCCTGGGGATATGACATCAGCCAGGTG ACCATTTCAATTGTCTACATAGTGACGGCCATTGTGGGAGTTGAGGCTTGGTATGCACCTTTCCTGTTTAATTTCTTATATAGAGACCTATTCACTGCAATGATTATTG CTTGCGCTCTCACTGTGACGCTGCCCATGAGCCTGTATAACTTCTACAA GGCCTATAAAAACAACACCTTGAAGCACCACTCTGTGTATGAAATCATGCTGCCACTGGTGTCCCCAGTGTTGCTGTTCCTGCTCTGCACCACATGGATCTTCGTGTCCCCGACAGACATCCTGGAGGTCCATCCCAGGCTCTTCTATTTCATGGTTGGAACAGCCTTTGCTAACATTTCT tgCCAACTGATCGTCTGTCAGATGAGCAGCACACGCTGCCAGCCTCTCAACTGGATGCTGCTCCCCATAGCTGGGGTGCTCTTCGTGGTGGTGTCTGGGTTCGCCCCCAACAGCGAAACGCTTCTCCTCTACTTGTTAACAGCTTTCCTCACCCTGGCACACATCCACTACGGAGTGGTCGTG GTGAGCCAGCTGAGCAGGCACTTCAATATACGGCCCTTCTCGCTGAAGAAGCCCACGCCAGATTGACTAGGAGTGGAGGAAGAGAAAATCGGCTTGCGGTCTGCAGAAGTCCTGTAA
- the SELENOI gene encoding ethanolaminephosphotransferase 1 isoform X1 translates to MEYVTAEQLAGFGKYKYSAVDSNPLSLYVMHPFWNTIVKIFPTWLAPNLITFSGFLLLVFNFFLMAYFDPDFYASAPDHQHVPNGVWVVVGLLNFIAYTLDGVDGKQARRTNSSTPLGELFDHGLDSWACVYFVVTVYSTFGRGSTGVSVFVLYLLLWVVLFSFILSHWEKYNTGILFLPWGYDISQVTISIVYIVTAIVGVEAWYAPFLFNFLYRDLFTAMIIACALTVTLPMSLYNFYKAYKNNTLKHHSVYEIMLPLVSPVLLFLLCTTWIFVSPTDILEVHPRLFYFMVGTAFANISCQLIVCQMSSTRCQPLNWMLLPIAGVLFVVVSGFAPNSETLLLYLLTAFLTLAHIHYGVVVVSQLSRHFNIRPFSLKKPTPDULGVEEEKIGLRSAEVL, encoded by the exons TACAGTGCCGTGGACAGCAACCCCCTCTCTCTGTACGTCATGCATCCCTTCTGGAACACGATAGTGAAG ATCTTCCCTACCTGGCTGGCCCCAAATTTGATAACGTTTTCTGGCTTCCTGCTGCTTGTCTTCAACTTCTTCCTCATGGCATACTTCGACCCTGACTTTTATGCTTCTG CTCCTGATCACCAGCACGTCCCAAATGGAGTGTGGGTCGTTGTGGGGCTCCTCAACTTCATCGCCTATACGTTAG aTGGTGTTGACGGGAAACAGGCTCGCCGGACCAACTCCAGCACGCCCCTGGGAGAGCTCTTTGATCACGGCCTGGACAGCTGGGCATGTGTATACTTTGTTGTGACAGTCTACTCCACCTTTGGACGTGGTTCTACGGGTGTCAGTGTCTTCGTTCTCTACCTCCTCTTATGGGTGGTCTTGTTTTCATTCATCCTCTCCCACTGGGAGAAGTATAACACAGGGATCCTCTTCCTGCCCTGGGGATATGACATCAGCCAGGTG ACCATTTCAATTGTCTACATAGTGACGGCCATTGTGGGAGTTGAGGCTTGGTATGCACCTTTCCTGTTTAATTTCTTATATAGAGACCTATTCACTGCAATGATTATTG CTTGCGCTCTCACTGTGACGCTGCCCATGAGCCTGTATAACTTCTACAA GGCCTATAAAAACAACACCTTGAAGCACCACTCTGTGTATGAAATCATGCTGCCACTGGTGTCCCCAGTGTTGCTGTTCCTGCTCTGCACCACATGGATCTTCGTGTCCCCGACAGACATCCTGGAGGTCCATCCCAGGCTCTTCTATTTCATGGTTGGAACAGCCTTTGCTAACATTTCT tgCCAACTGATCGTCTGTCAGATGAGCAGCACACGCTGCCAGCCTCTCAACTGGATGCTGCTCCCCATAGCTGGGGTGCTCTTCGTGGTGGTGTCTGGGTTCGCCCCCAACAGCGAAACGCTTCTCCTCTACTTGTTAACAGCTTTCCTCACCCTGGCACACATCCACTACGGAGTGGTCGTG GTGAGCCAGCTGAGCAGGCACTTCAATATACGGCCCTTCTCGCTGAAGAAGCCCACGCCAGATTGACTAGGAGTGGAGGAAGAGAAAATCGGCTTGCGGTCTGCAGAAGTCCTGTAA
- the SELENOI gene encoding ethanolaminephosphotransferase 1 isoform X2 — translation MEYVTAEQLAGFGKYKYSAVDSNPLSLYVMHPFWNTIVKIFPTWLAPNLITFSGFLLLVFNFFLMAYFDPDFYASAPDHQHVPNGVWVVVGLLNFIAYTLDGVDGKQARRTNSSTPLGELFDHGLDSWACVYFVVTVYSTFGRGSTGVSVFVLYLLLWVVLFSFILSHWEKYNTGILFLPWGYDISQVTISIVYIVTAIVGVEAWYAPFLFNFLYRDLFTAMIIACALTVTLPMSLYNFYKAYKNNTLKHHSVYEIMLPLVSPVLLFLLCTTWIFVSPTDILEVHPRLFYFMVGTAFANISCQLIVCQMSSTRCQPLNWMLLPIAGVLFVVVSGFAPNSETLLLYLLTAFLTLAHIHYGVVVVSQLSRHFNIRPFSLKKPTPD, via the exons TACAGTGCCGTGGACAGCAACCCCCTCTCTCTGTACGTCATGCATCCCTTCTGGAACACGATAGTGAAG ATCTTCCCTACCTGGCTGGCCCCAAATTTGATAACGTTTTCTGGCTTCCTGCTGCTTGTCTTCAACTTCTTCCTCATGGCATACTTCGACCCTGACTTTTATGCTTCTG CTCCTGATCACCAGCACGTCCCAAATGGAGTGTGGGTCGTTGTGGGGCTCCTCAACTTCATCGCCTATACGTTAG aTGGTGTTGACGGGAAACAGGCTCGCCGGACCAACTCCAGCACGCCCCTGGGAGAGCTCTTTGATCACGGCCTGGACAGCTGGGCATGTGTATACTTTGTTGTGACAGTCTACTCCACCTTTGGACGTGGTTCTACGGGTGTCAGTGTCTTCGTTCTCTACCTCCTCTTATGGGTGGTCTTGTTTTCATTCATCCTCTCCCACTGGGAGAAGTATAACACAGGGATCCTCTTCCTGCCCTGGGGATATGACATCAGCCAGGTG ACCATTTCAATTGTCTACATAGTGACGGCCATTGTGGGAGTTGAGGCTTGGTATGCACCTTTCCTGTTTAATTTCTTATATAGAGACCTATTCACTGCAATGATTATTG CTTGCGCTCTCACTGTGACGCTGCCCATGAGCCTGTATAACTTCTACAA GGCCTATAAAAACAACACCTTGAAGCACCACTCTGTGTATGAAATCATGCTGCCACTGGTGTCCCCAGTGTTGCTGTTCCTGCTCTGCACCACATGGATCTTCGTGTCCCCGACAGACATCCTGGAGGTCCATCCCAGGCTCTTCTATTTCATGGTTGGAACAGCCTTTGCTAACATTTCT tgCCAACTGATCGTCTGTCAGATGAGCAGCACACGCTGCCAGCCTCTCAACTGGATGCTGCTCCCCATAGCTGGGGTGCTCTTCGTGGTGGTGTCTGGGTTCGCCCCCAACAGCGAAACGCTTCTCCTCTACTTGTTAACAGCTTTCCTCACCCTGGCACACATCCACTACGGAGTGGTCGTG GTGAGCCAGCTGAGCAGGCACTTCAATATACGGCCCTTCTCGCTGAAGAAGCCCACGCCAGATTGA